A stretch of Myroides oncorhynchi DNA encodes these proteins:
- a CDS encoding 1-acyl-sn-glycerol-3-phosphate acyltransferase: MSSMFYHIYIWGQKNKILFFILSLLFVALTAYGAFNIKFEEDITRILPKNEKTTITSKVLSQLRFSDKVSVIIEKQKDGSTEDLVETANQFLDSLAVKSEYVKSIQGKVDDENISEAINFVYAHLPLFLEQKDYDKIATKLNNDSLKQVVEGNYKTFISPTGMVAKQFIQRDPLGIGFMALEKLQQLNIGDDFHLVDGFIMNKAEDKLLLFIDPVYDGTETEHNTVFVNYLERVKGELNKAYVDKVSVDYFGASFVAVANAKQIKSDIQKTVAISATALMIMLMLFYRKLLIPIILFIPTVCSAIMALFVLYFIKDSISAISLSVGAILIGITIDYALHIMTHYKHCGNIKEVYQEITRPIMMSCATTAVAFLCLIFVHSEALKDLGIFASITVMAAGVFSLLFIPHLYKPSEKDKIGESNTIIDKVAKYPFDKSKWLLWLCLLAVIVSVFTLDKTTFNKDLSSMNYFPEELKQAERKLESTMNGEGKSIYLTCYGEDVNKVVEHNAELTQLLKEQKNQGNIVQYSSLGDIVLSKGQQEQKLKLWNDFWNKQDVSAIKHTLIQEGYKFDFMENTYNGFYDLLSTSFKTIPIQEYTQLNPQIMDEFLIEKDGFYTINSLVKVTEEDRATFVKEIKFGVEDFLIIDRKAINETFLSNLVNDFTSLVNYSMIAVLLILWFFFRRIEMVLVSMVPILVTGLITAGVMGLFKIEFNIFSSIVCTLVFGQGVDFTIFMTNALQKEYTTGKDDSPTYRVSIILAVLTTLLAVGTLVFAKHPALRSISVVSLLGLSVSAIVAFVLYPRLYRFCFTNRQSKGKSPISLGILLFSIVSFTYFGVCGILYSCIARILMLILPLRKVVKLRLFGKGMSMYMSSTLALNPFTKKGIINKQKEDFKKPAIIIANHTSFLDSLTIGRVNSNIVYLVNDWVYKSPVFGRAVQMAGFYPVSQGVDNSVEHLEERVKQGFSLMIFPEGTRSMTNDVQRFHKGAFFLAETLKLDILPMYIHGNAEVNGKSDYIIYGGHIITTVGERIAYDDMAFGKDYSERTKKISKFYKAQFKEIRTQLEDKNYFRKKLFLSYYYKEGTVLAEVKADFKLYSEDYYELNNHLADNEKILHLGEDYGQVNFLLTLQQSRRKVYAYISDAYKRSIAETNYITKRRSIIYLTERDKIEHNVITLLISTTGISYVNEQINKVVVLKRKANDYVPESGFRLTTDNEYISVYTRE; encoded by the coding sequence ATGTCTAGTATGTTTTACCATATCTATATTTGGGGACAAAAGAATAAAATATTGTTCTTTATATTGTCATTGCTATTTGTGGCATTGACAGCGTATGGTGCATTTAATATAAAATTTGAAGAGGATATCACGCGTATTTTACCTAAGAATGAGAAGACAACTATTACTTCGAAAGTACTTAGTCAATTGCGATTCTCTGATAAGGTATCTGTCATTATTGAGAAACAAAAGGATGGAAGTACAGAGGATTTAGTAGAAACGGCTAATCAATTCTTGGATTCCTTAGCAGTGAAAAGCGAGTATGTCAAGTCTATACAAGGTAAGGTAGATGATGAGAATATCAGTGAAGCAATCAACTTTGTATATGCACACCTACCATTATTCTTAGAGCAGAAAGACTATGATAAGATAGCAACAAAGCTAAATAATGATAGTCTGAAACAAGTAGTAGAAGGTAACTATAAGACGTTTATCTCTCCGACGGGAATGGTCGCTAAGCAGTTTATACAGCGTGATCCACTTGGGATAGGCTTTATGGCTCTGGAGAAATTACAACAGCTTAATATTGGTGATGACTTTCACTTAGTGGATGGGTTTATTATGAATAAAGCTGAAGATAAATTACTTCTTTTTATTGATCCTGTCTACGATGGTACAGAGACAGAGCACAATACTGTTTTTGTCAATTATCTTGAGCGAGTGAAGGGTGAGCTAAACAAGGCTTATGTTGATAAGGTAAGTGTAGATTACTTCGGTGCGTCATTCGTTGCTGTGGCTAATGCAAAACAGATCAAGAGTGATATCCAAAAGACAGTAGCAATATCTGCAACAGCATTAATGATTATGCTAATGCTGTTCTATCGCAAGTTACTTATTCCTATTATACTATTTATACCGACGGTGTGTTCTGCTATCATGGCGTTGTTTGTATTGTATTTTATTAAAGATTCTATTTCTGCTATTTCTCTAAGTGTCGGGGCTATATTGATAGGGATTACCATAGATTACGCCCTGCATATCATGACACATTATAAGCATTGTGGCAATATTAAAGAGGTGTATCAAGAGATTACAAGACCTATAATGATGAGCTGTGCTACTACAGCTGTAGCGTTCTTGTGTTTGATATTCGTACATTCAGAAGCATTAAAAGATTTGGGAATATTCGCTTCTATCACAGTGATGGCTGCAGGTGTATTCTCTTTATTGTTCATTCCTCATCTGTATAAACCATCTGAAAAAGATAAGATAGGAGAATCAAATACAATAATAGACAAGGTAGCAAAGTATCCATTTGACAAGAGTAAGTGGTTATTATGGTTGTGTTTATTAGCTGTGATAGTGAGTGTATTCACTTTAGACAAGACAACATTCAACAAAGATTTGTCTTCAATGAATTACTTTCCAGAGGAACTAAAACAAGCAGAACGAAAGTTAGAGAGTACGATGAATGGTGAGGGCAAGTCTATCTACCTGACTTGTTATGGAGAGGATGTGAATAAAGTAGTAGAACATAATGCTGAGTTGACACAACTTCTTAAAGAACAAAAGAACCAAGGGAATATAGTACAATATAGTTCATTAGGTGATATCGTATTGTCTAAGGGGCAACAAGAACAGAAGTTGAAACTGTGGAATGACTTCTGGAACAAGCAAGATGTATCTGCTATTAAGCACACTTTAATCCAAGAGGGATATAAGTTTGACTTTATGGAGAATACATATAATGGATTTTATGACTTATTAAGTACTTCATTTAAAACTATTCCAATACAAGAATATACACAACTCAATCCACAAATTATGGATGAGTTCTTAATAGAGAAAGACGGATTCTATACCATTAATAGCTTAGTAAAAGTTACAGAAGAGGATAGAGCCACGTTCGTTAAGGAAATAAAGTTTGGTGTAGAAGACTTTCTTATCATCGATAGAAAGGCTATTAACGAGACATTTTTAAGTAACCTGGTAAATGACTTTACCAGTTTAGTAAATTACTCGATGATAGCAGTATTACTTATCTTGTGGTTCTTCTTTAGACGTATAGAGATGGTGCTGGTAAGTATGGTACCTATCCTTGTGACGGGGCTTATTACGGCTGGAGTGATGGGGCTTTTTAAAATAGAATTTAATATTTTTAGTTCGATAGTTTGTACCTTAGTTTTCGGTCAAGGGGTTGACTTTACGATCTTCATGACGAATGCTTTACAAAAAGAGTATACCACAGGTAAGGATGATAGTCCTACCTATAGAGTATCGATCATATTAGCTGTATTGACTACATTATTAGCAGTTGGAACATTAGTATTCGCTAAGCACCCTGCTTTGCGTTCTATTTCTGTAGTTTCATTATTGGGATTATCTGTATCTGCTATCGTAGCATTTGTGTTGTATCCTCGATTATATCGTTTCTGTTTTACAAATAGACAAAGTAAAGGCAAATCGCCTATCTCACTTGGGATATTGTTATTTAGTATTGTGTCGTTTACTTACTTCGGTGTATGTGGAATATTATATTCGTGTATAGCGAGAATATTAATGTTGATATTACCATTGAGAAAGGTGGTAAAGTTGAGGTTGTTTGGTAAAGGGATGTCAATGTATATGTCTTCTACTCTTGCCTTAAATCCTTTTACTAAAAAGGGAATTATCAATAAACAAAAAGAAGACTTTAAGAAGCCAGCTATTATCATCGCTAACCATACATCATTTTTAGATTCGCTGACGATAGGGAGGGTTAATTCGAATATCGTTTATTTAGTAAATGATTGGGTATATAAGTCACCTGTGTTTGGTAGAGCAGTACAGATGGCAGGGTTCTATCCTGTATCTCAAGGAGTGGATAATAGTGTAGAACACTTAGAAGAACGTGTGAAGCAAGGCTTTTCATTGATGATATTTCCTGAGGGAACACGTTCGATGACTAATGATGTACAGCGTTTTCACAAGGGGGCTTTCTTCTTAGCAGAAACACTGAAGTTAGATATCCTACCGATGTATATCCATGGTAATGCTGAGGTAAATGGCAAGAGTGATTATATCATCTATGGTGGGCATATTATCACTACTGTAGGAGAGCGTATTGCTTATGATGATATGGCCTTTGGAAAGGATTATTCTGAACGTACTAAGAAGATAAGTAAGTTTTATAAAGCACAGTTTAAAGAGATTCGAACTCAGTTAGAAGATAAAAACTACTTTAGAAAGAAGTTGTTCTTAAGTTATTATTATAAAGAAGGAACTGTCTTAGCGGAGGTGAAAGCAGACTTTAAGTTATATAGTGAAGATTACTATGAACTAAATAATCACTTGGCAGACAATGAGAAAATATTACATCTGGGTGAAGACTATGGACAAGTGAATTTCTTATTAACTTTACAACAAAGCAGACGCAAGGTATATGCTTATATTAGTGATGCCTATAAACGCAGTATAGCAGAGACTAATTATATAACTAAACGCAGAAGTATTATCTATCTAACCGAAAGAGATAAGATAGAGCATAATGTGATAACATTGCTAATATCTACAACAGGGATTAGTTATGTCAATGAACAGATAAATAAAGTAGTCGTTTTGAAGCGAAAAGCGAATGACTATGTTCCTGAATCAGGGTTTAGATTAACGACTGATAATGAATATATCAGCGTATATACAAGAGAATAG